One genomic segment of Terrihabitans soli includes these proteins:
- the infA gene encoding translation initiation factor IF-1 — MSKEELLEFPGTVTELLPNAMFRVKLENEHEIVAHTAGRMRKNRIRVLAGDKVLVEMTPYDLTKGRITYRFK; from the coding sequence ATGTCGAAAGAAGAACTGCTCGAGTTTCCGGGCACCGTCACCGAACTCCTGCCCAACGCGATGTTCCGCGTGAAGCTGGAGAACGAGCACGAAATCGTCGCTCACACGGCAGGCCGCATGCGCAAGAATCGTATCCGTGTCCTTGCCGGCGATAAGGTCCTGGTTGAGATGACACCCTACGACCTGACCAAGGGTCGTATCACCTACCGCTTCAAATAA